Proteins encoded within one genomic window of Cumulibacter manganitolerans:
- the rsmI gene encoding 16S rRNA (cytidine(1402)-2'-O)-methyltransferase, translating into MSDEVNGRSPHPADRAIPPGTLAVAGTPLGNRGDATDRLRAALADADVVAAEDTRRTRRLAADLDVVIRGRLVSYYDQVEAQRAPELVEALRGGQSVLLVTDAGMPSVSDPGYRIVEAAVAAGLLVTCLPGPSAVTVALALSGLPSDRFCFEGFLPRKPGERARLLAELATERRTVVLFEAPHRIEAMLRACADALGGDRRAAVCRELTKTYEEVRRGTLAELADWAADGVRGEITVVIAGAGEARGLTTGQLVEMVEREVASGSSKKDAVALVAASTGTPKRTVFEAYHSR; encoded by the coding sequence GTGAGTGACGAGGTCAACGGCCGCAGCCCCCACCCGGCCGATCGGGCCATCCCGCCGGGAACGCTGGCGGTCGCCGGCACCCCGCTGGGCAACCGGGGCGACGCCACCGACCGGCTGCGTGCTGCCCTCGCGGACGCCGACGTCGTGGCGGCCGAGGACACCCGCCGCACGCGGCGGCTCGCCGCGGACCTCGACGTGGTCATCCGCGGGCGGCTGGTGTCCTACTACGACCAGGTGGAGGCACAGCGCGCGCCCGAGCTCGTCGAGGCCCTGCGCGGCGGGCAGAGCGTGCTCCTCGTGACCGACGCCGGTATGCCATCGGTGTCCGACCCCGGCTACCGGATCGTGGAGGCGGCCGTCGCCGCCGGCCTGCTGGTCACCTGCCTGCCCGGTCCGTCCGCGGTCACGGTGGCGCTCGCGCTGTCGGGGCTGCCCAGCGACCGGTTCTGCTTCGAGGGCTTCCTGCCGCGCAAGCCGGGGGAGCGCGCCCGGCTGCTCGCCGAGCTGGCCACCGAGCGGCGCACCGTCGTGCTGTTCGAGGCGCCGCACCGGATCGAGGCGATGCTGCGCGCGTGCGCCGACGCCCTCGGCGGCGACCGGCGGGCGGCCGTGTGCCGGGAGCTGACGAAGACCTACGAGGAGGTACGGCGCGGCACCCTCGCCGAGCTGGCCGACTGGGCGGCCGACGGCGTGCGCGGCGAGATCACCGTCGTCATCGCCGGCGCGGGGGAGGCGCGCGGGCTCACAACGGGGCAGCTGGTCGAGATGGTCGAGCGCGAGGTCGCGTCGGGCTCCAGCAAGAAGGACGCCGTCGCCCTCGTCGCGGCGTCCACCGGGACGCCGAAGCGGACGGTGTTCGAGGCCTACCACTCCCGCTGA
- a CDS encoding magnesium and cobalt transport protein CorA — MSTNEQPWRSRVPLNPLAVVRRKPLAVVTSSEPRHDAVMGLAVYRDGAVIHRGGSYREAAELARNEGGFVWMGLHEPTQAELESVAAEFGLHPLAVEDAVSTHNRPKLEDYAGTLFMVLKTARYVEHDELTATSEVIGTSEVMVFIGPYFAITVRHGNFGEFGGLRNRLENQDRDLLKLGPAAVMYAICDVIVDRYLDVCTEVETDLDELEASVFSPQRKQQDVGRIYQLKRELLELKRAVGPLSMPLHNLATRPMPQIPDPIHDYFRDVNDHLGRVRDTISGLDELLSSILQASIARISLSENEDMRKITSWAAIGAVPTAVAGIYGMNFKHMPELGWRFGYPLIIAIIVAICVLLYRGFKRNHWL, encoded by the coding sequence ATGAGCACGAACGAGCAGCCGTGGCGCAGCCGCGTACCCCTGAACCCGCTGGCCGTCGTCCGCCGCAAGCCGCTGGCGGTCGTCACGTCCTCCGAGCCGCGGCACGACGCGGTCATGGGGCTGGCGGTCTATCGCGACGGCGCCGTGATCCACCGCGGAGGCAGCTACCGGGAGGCGGCCGAGTTGGCGCGGAACGAGGGCGGGTTCGTGTGGATGGGCCTGCACGAGCCCACCCAGGCCGAGCTCGAATCGGTCGCCGCCGAGTTCGGGCTGCATCCGCTCGCGGTCGAAGACGCCGTGTCGACGCACAACCGTCCGAAGCTCGAGGACTACGCCGGCACCCTGTTCATGGTGCTGAAGACGGCGCGGTACGTCGAGCACGACGAGCTCACCGCGACCAGCGAGGTGATCGGGACGAGCGAGGTGATGGTCTTCATCGGGCCGTACTTCGCGATCACCGTGCGGCACGGCAACTTCGGCGAGTTCGGGGGCCTGCGCAACCGACTGGAGAACCAGGACCGGGATCTCCTCAAGCTGGGCCCCGCCGCGGTGATGTACGCGATCTGCGACGTGATCGTCGACCGCTACCTCGACGTGTGCACCGAGGTCGAGACCGACCTCGACGAGCTCGAGGCGAGCGTCTTCTCGCCTCAGCGCAAGCAGCAGGACGTCGGCCGCATCTACCAGCTCAAGCGCGAGCTGCTCGAGCTCAAGCGGGCTGTCGGCCCGCTGTCGATGCCGCTGCACAACCTGGCCACCCGGCCGATGCCGCAGATCCCGGATCCGATCCACGACTACTTCCGGGACGTGAACGACCACCTCGGTCGGGTGCGGGACACGATCTCCGGGTTGGACGAGCTGCTGTCCTCCATCCTGCAGGCCTCGATCGCCCGGATCTCGCTGTCGGAGAACGAGGACATGCGCAAGATCACCTCGTGGGCCGCGATCGGCGCCGTGCCGACGGCCGTGGCCGGGATCTACGGGATGAACTTCAAGCACATGCCCGAGCTCGGGTGGCGGTTCGGTTATCCGCTGATCATCGCGATCATCGTGGCGATCTGCGTGCTGCTGTACCGCGGCTTCAAGCGCAACCACTGGCTGTAG
- the metG gene encoding methionine--tRNA ligase: MPETSAKSFFITTPIYYVTAAPHIGSAYTTTAADVLARWHRHRGERVFFLTGTDEHGQKVLRTAEKNGKSPQEFVDGLVESEWKPAWDLLDIRYDRFIRTTDDDHVRQVQEFWQRVYDNGYVYEGEYSGKYCVDCEEFKSDDDLDAEGNCLIHERPAETITEKNWFFKLSEFADRLLELYESVPDFIAPQASRNEILNYVRSGLHDLSISRSSFDWGIKVPWDNSQVLYVWIDALLNYTSAAKIFDDPEAFAQIWPATHLMSRDILRFHSVIWPAMLMAAGEQPPRRVYVHGYLLVGGKKMAKSNATAIHPREIVDTFGADAYRYYFMKAIPFGSDASFSWEHLHAVYTDELANNLGNLASRVAAMIGKYFDGKLPAPGALTNEDGAIADQLQKAAQKADVAISRLQIHEAITATHDFVTAVNGYVTEQQPWKVAKDDSPLATERLATILYVCAESLRAVSVLHSSVMPTAAARLWESLGAPESLGSLEDQPISSAADWGLLPASSTVTKGAVLFPRIEADVEVGA, from the coding sequence ATGCCTGAAACCTCGGCGAAGTCATTCTTCATCACGACGCCTATCTATTACGTGACCGCAGCACCGCACATCGGAAGCGCCTACACGACCACCGCGGCCGACGTCCTCGCCCGCTGGCACCGCCACCGGGGCGAGCGGGTGTTCTTCCTGACCGGCACGGACGAGCACGGCCAGAAGGTGCTGCGGACGGCGGAGAAGAACGGCAAGAGCCCGCAGGAGTTCGTCGACGGGCTGGTCGAGTCGGAGTGGAAGCCGGCGTGGGACCTGCTCGACATCCGCTACGACCGGTTCATCCGCACCACCGACGACGACCACGTGCGGCAGGTCCAGGAGTTCTGGCAGCGCGTCTACGACAACGGCTACGTCTACGAGGGCGAGTACTCCGGCAAGTACTGCGTCGACTGCGAGGAGTTCAAGAGCGACGACGACCTCGACGCCGAGGGCAACTGTCTGATCCACGAGCGTCCCGCCGAGACCATCACCGAGAAGAACTGGTTCTTCAAGCTCAGCGAGTTCGCTGACCGGCTGCTTGAGCTGTACGAGTCGGTGCCGGACTTCATCGCGCCGCAGGCCAGCCGCAACGAGATCCTCAACTACGTCCGGTCCGGCCTGCACGACCTGTCCATCTCGCGCTCGTCGTTCGACTGGGGCATCAAGGTCCCCTGGGACAACAGCCAGGTGCTGTACGTGTGGATCGACGCCCTGCTGAACTACACCAGCGCGGCGAAGATCTTCGACGACCCCGAGGCGTTCGCGCAGATCTGGCCGGCCACGCACCTGATGAGCCGCGACATCCTGCGCTTCCACTCGGTGATCTGGCCGGCGATGCTCATGGCCGCGGGCGAGCAGCCGCCGCGCCGGGTCTACGTGCACGGCTACCTGCTCGTCGGCGGCAAGAAGATGGCCAAGAGCAACGCGACCGCCATCCACCCCCGCGAGATCGTCGACACGTTCGGTGCCGACGCCTACCGCTACTACTTCATGAAGGCGATCCCGTTCGGCTCCGACGCGTCGTTCTCCTGGGAGCACCTGCACGCGGTCTACACCGACGAGCTGGCCAACAATCTCGGCAACCTGGCCAGCCGGGTCGCCGCGATGATCGGCAAGTACTTCGACGGCAAGCTGCCGGCGCCCGGCGCGCTGACCAACGAGGACGGCGCGATCGCCGACCAGCTGCAGAAGGCCGCGCAGAAGGCGGACGTCGCGATCAGCCGTCTGCAGATCCACGAGGCGATCACGGCGACCCACGACTTCGTCACCGCCGTGAACGGCTACGTGACCGAGCAGCAGCCGTGGAAGGTCGCCAAGGACGACTCGCCGCTGGCCACCGAACGGCTCGCCACCATCCTGTACGTCTGCGCGGAGTCGCTGCGTGCCGTCAGCGTGCTGCACAGCTCGGTGATGCCCACCGCCGCCGCGCGGCTGTGGGAGTCGCTCGGCGCGCCGGAGTCGCTGGGCAGCCTCGAGGACCAGCCGATCTCGAGCGCGGCCGACTGGGGCCTGCTGCCCGCCAGCTCGACGGTGACCAAGGGAGCGGTGCTGTTCCCCCGCATCGAGGCGGACGTCGAGGTCGGCGCCTAG
- a CDS encoding TatD family hydrolase yields the protein MGKSKSQLEREKQPPEPPAALPVAVPDNHTHLDIVIDWIGGTPTEHLDAAEAVGVDRIVQVGTDAESSRWAARLAAADRRVLAAVALHPNDAPRLGAGLDDALAVIDELAAQPRVRAVGETGLDFFRTREDDGHRVQRESFARHIDIAKRHGLALMIHDRDAHQAVFDVLDAEGAPEQVVFHCFSGDADMARYCADRGWYLSFAGNSTFNASTPLREAYCAAPRELLLAETDAPFLTPMPHRGRPNGPYLTPLTVERMAAERGEDLAELCQALSDNAERVYGGW from the coding sequence GTGGGCAAGAGCAAGAGCCAGCTGGAGCGCGAGAAGCAGCCACCTGAGCCGCCGGCCGCGCTGCCGGTCGCCGTACCGGACAACCACACGCACCTCGACATCGTCATCGACTGGATCGGCGGGACGCCGACCGAGCACCTCGACGCCGCCGAAGCGGTCGGCGTCGACCGGATCGTCCAGGTCGGCACCGACGCGGAGTCCTCCCGGTGGGCCGCGCGGCTCGCGGCCGCCGACCGGCGTGTGCTCGCCGCGGTCGCCCTGCACCCCAACGACGCGCCCCGCCTCGGGGCCGGTCTCGACGACGCGCTCGCCGTCATCGACGAGCTCGCGGCCCAGCCGCGGGTCCGCGCCGTCGGCGAGACCGGGCTGGACTTCTTCCGCACCCGAGAGGACGACGGGCACCGCGTCCAGCGCGAGTCGTTCGCGCGGCACATCGACATCGCCAAGCGGCACGGCCTCGCGCTGATGATCCACGACCGCGACGCCCACCAGGCGGTCTTCGACGTCCTGGACGCCGAGGGCGCCCCGGAGCAGGTCGTGTTCCACTGCTTCTCGGGAGATGCGGACATGGCACGCTACTGCGCCGACCGCGGCTGGTACCTGAGCTTCGCCGGCAACTCCACGTTCAACGCCTCGACGCCGCTGCGCGAGGCGTACTGCGCGGCCCCGCGCGAGCTGCTGCTCGCGGAGACCGACGCCCCGTTCCTGACACCGATGCCGCACCGGGGACGCCCGAACGGTCCGTACCTGACGCCGCTGACCGTCGAGCGGATGGCCGCCGAGCGCGGCGAGGACCTGGCCGAGCTCTGCCAGGCGCTCAGCGACAACGCCGAGCGGGTGTACGGCGGCTGGTAG
- a CDS encoding transglycosylase family protein — MRRIYRAGLSALAVTAVVGGTVAFKALDKSVDIVVDGKPQTVSTYASTVEGVLKDADIKVAKRDEVTPSVHSAVADGGKINLTRARMVDYKVDGAQNRQWVTALTVAEALDQLGISDNAKVSASRSQRIPLQGASIEITTAKDVTINVDGSSIAASSTTGDVRTLLSEQGITLEQQDYTDPALETALTPGMTVTVNRVRTSQVQETQEVDYQTTELPDSSLEQGKKKTVTEGQKGEQVVTYTVVTTNGVESSRQASSVQVTKAPVDQVVAVGTKPPAPAPAPAPAPAPAPQSSGSTSSSSSSGGNTGAVPPAPSGGHNWDAVAQCESGGNWSINTGNGYYGGLQFNISTWNAYGGGAYAARADLATKDQQIAIAEKVLAGQGAGAWPVCGKRL, encoded by the coding sequence GTGCGTCGTATCTATCGCGCGGGCCTGTCGGCCCTCGCCGTGACCGCCGTCGTCGGCGGCACGGTCGCGTTCAAAGCCCTCGACAAGTCCGTCGACATCGTCGTCGACGGCAAGCCGCAGACCGTCTCGACCTACGCCTCGACGGTGGAAGGCGTCCTGAAGGACGCTGACATCAAGGTGGCGAAGCGTGACGAGGTCACCCCGTCCGTCCACTCGGCGGTCGCCGACGGAGGCAAGATCAACCTGACCCGCGCCCGCATGGTCGACTACAAGGTCGACGGCGCGCAGAACCGCCAGTGGGTCACTGCGCTGACCGTCGCGGAGGCGCTCGACCAGCTCGGCATCTCCGACAACGCGAAGGTGTCGGCCTCCCGCTCGCAGCGCATCCCGCTGCAGGGCGCCTCGATCGAGATCACGACGGCCAAGGACGTCACGATCAACGTCGACGGCTCGAGCATCGCGGCGTCGTCCACCACCGGTGACGTGCGGACGCTGCTGTCCGAGCAGGGCATCACGCTGGAGCAGCAGGACTACACCGATCCCGCGCTCGAGACGGCCCTCACGCCGGGCATGACGGTCACCGTCAACCGCGTGCGCACGAGCCAGGTGCAGGAGACGCAGGAGGTCGACTACCAGACGACCGAGCTGCCGGACTCCTCCCTCGAGCAGGGCAAGAAGAAGACCGTCACCGAGGGCCAGAAGGGCGAGCAGGTGGTGACCTACACCGTGGTCACGACCAACGGCGTGGAGTCCTCGCGCCAGGCCAGCTCGGTGCAGGTCACGAAGGCCCCGGTCGACCAGGTCGTCGCGGTCGGCACCAAGCCCCCGGCACCGGCGCCGGCCCCGGCTCCCGCTCCGGCACCCGCGCCGCAGAGCAGCGGCTCGACCTCGAGCAGCTCGTCGTCGGGTGGCAACACCGGCGCCGTCCCGCCTGCCCCCAGCGGCGGGCACAACTGGGACGCCGTCGCGCAGTGCGAGTCCGGCGGCAACTGGTCGATCAACACCGGAAACGGCTACTACGGCGGCCTGCAGTTCAACATCAGCACCTGGAACGCCTACGGCGGCGGCGCCTATGCCGCGCGGGCCGACCTGGCGACCAAGGATCAGCAGATCGCGATCGCCGAGAAGGTTCTCGCGGGCCAGGGCGCGGGCGCGTGGCCCGTGTGCGGCAAGCGGCTGTAG
- a CDS encoding resuscitation-promoting factor, with protein sequence MGRHSAPSRRAVRAEARTQRPDRARRGRRSTPARLVAAGAGAVVLSTTVGFVGLGKQVQVVVDGEQRTITTYASDVRGALVDAGVPATAHDVVVPSPSATLVDGATIDVTKGRRLTVTVDGHSSTHYVAARTTAEAVQQLGLGDYSVVSSRSSRLPLHGGALELATYRPVTVSADGKQQVVYTAGRDVAAALDDAGITLGETDQVAPAADTPLTPGTRIQVTRVGEHTVTEQRAVPHQTIEQSDPGQYVGIDTVQAQGSDGVESVTVEVSTVNGVETARTEIAKQTVTPPVDAVVVKGAKPFPADVDALNWQALGMCESTNNPKAVNKTNGKYFGEYQFSVETWAGVGGTGNPADAPAAEQLARAKMLFMQYGAGQWECGSHLYD encoded by the coding sequence ATGGGCCGTCATTCAGCCCCCTCCCGGCGCGCCGTGCGCGCCGAGGCGCGCACCCAGCGCCCGGACCGCGCTCGGCGCGGTAGGCGCTCCACGCCGGCCCGTCTCGTGGCCGCCGGCGCCGGCGCCGTCGTCCTGAGCACCACCGTCGGCTTCGTGGGCCTCGGCAAGCAGGTGCAGGTGGTCGTCGACGGCGAGCAGCGCACCATCACGACCTACGCCTCCGACGTCCGCGGCGCCCTGGTCGACGCCGGCGTCCCGGCCACGGCGCACGACGTCGTCGTGCCCTCGCCGTCCGCGACGCTCGTGGACGGCGCGACGATCGACGTGACCAAGGGCCGCCGGCTCACCGTGACCGTCGACGGCCACAGCAGCACCCACTACGTCGCCGCCCGGACCACCGCCGAGGCGGTCCAGCAGCTCGGGCTCGGCGACTACTCGGTCGTGTCCTCGCGCTCCAGCCGGCTCCCGCTGCACGGCGGCGCCCTCGAGCTGGCCACCTACCGGCCGGTGACCGTCAGCGCCGACGGCAAGCAGCAGGTCGTGTACACCGCCGGGCGCGACGTCGCGGCAGCGCTCGACGACGCCGGCATCACCCTCGGCGAGACCGACCAGGTCGCGCCCGCCGCCGACACCCCGCTCACCCCGGGGACGAGGATCCAGGTCACCCGGGTCGGCGAGCACACCGTGACCGAGCAGCGGGCCGTCCCGCACCAGACCATCGAGCAGAGCGACCCGGGCCAGTACGTGGGCATCGACACCGTGCAGGCGCAGGGCTCGGACGGCGTCGAGTCGGTCACCGTCGAGGTGAGCACGGTGAACGGCGTCGAGACCGCGCGGACCGAGATCGCGAAGCAGACCGTCACGCCGCCGGTGGACGCCGTCGTCGTCAAGGGCGCGAAGCCGTTCCCCGCGGACGTCGACGCGCTGAACTGGCAGGCGCTGGGGATGTGCGAGTCGACGAACAACCCGAAGGCCGTCAACAAGACCAACGGCAAGTACTTCGGCGAGTACCAGTTCTCCGTCGAGACCTGGGCCGGGGTCGGCGGGACCGGCAACCCCGCGGACGCGCCCGCCGCCGAGCAGCTCGCGCGCGCCAAGATGCTGTTCATGCAGTACGGCGCCGGCCAGTGGGAATGCGGTTCGCACCTGTATGACTGA
- the rsmA gene encoding 16S rRNA (adenine(1518)-N(6)/adenine(1519)-N(6))-dimethyltransferase RsmA, which translates to MTEQLPRMLGPAAIRELAAHLDVRPTKTLGQNFVHDANTVRRIVQAAALVPGERVLEVGPGLGSLTLGMLDAGHPVLAVEIDPVLADALPRTVERLQPDNAARLQVVTADALRLTELPGPAPTALVANLPYNVSVPVLLHLLQTVPTLQRVLVMVQAEVAHRLAATPGSKVYGAPSVKAAWYADVRLAMGVSRQIFWPVPNVDSALVSLVRRPEPLSDVPREQVFAVIDAAFAQRRKMLRAALAPLFGSSSAASAALERAGVDPTARGETLTVADFLAVARQSPAPTTT; encoded by the coding sequence ATGACTGAGCAGCTGCCCCGGATGCTCGGTCCCGCGGCGATCCGCGAGCTCGCCGCGCACCTCGACGTCCGGCCGACCAAGACGCTCGGGCAGAACTTCGTGCACGACGCCAACACGGTGCGCCGGATCGTGCAGGCCGCGGCGCTCGTGCCGGGGGAGCGCGTCCTCGAGGTCGGCCCCGGCCTCGGGTCCCTCACGCTCGGAATGCTCGACGCGGGCCACCCGGTGCTGGCCGTCGAGATCGACCCGGTGCTCGCCGACGCGCTGCCGCGGACCGTCGAGCGGCTGCAACCGGACAACGCCGCCCGGCTGCAGGTCGTCACCGCCGACGCGCTGCGCCTCACCGAGCTCCCCGGCCCCGCGCCGACCGCGCTCGTGGCCAACCTGCCCTACAACGTCTCGGTGCCCGTCCTGCTGCACCTGCTGCAGACCGTGCCGACCCTGCAGCGGGTCCTGGTGATGGTGCAGGCGGAGGTCGCGCACCGGCTGGCCGCCACCCCCGGCAGCAAGGTGTACGGCGCCCCGTCGGTCAAGGCCGCGTGGTACGCCGACGTCCGGCTCGCGATGGGCGTGAGCCGGCAGATCTTCTGGCCGGTGCCCAACGTCGACTCCGCGCTGGTGTCGCTGGTGCGTCGTCCCGAGCCGCTGTCCGACGTGCCCCGCGAGCAGGTGTTCGCCGTGATCGACGCCGCGTTCGCGCAGCGCCGCAAGATGCTGCGGGCCGCCCTCGCGCCGTTGTTCGGCTCGTCGTCCGCGGCGTCCGCGGCGCTCGAACGCGCCGGCGTCGACCCGACCGCTCGTGGGGAGACGCTGACCGTGGCAGACTTCCTAGCGGTGGCTCGCCAGAGTCCCGCGCCGACCACGACCTAG
- a CDS encoding 4-(cytidine 5'-diphospho)-2-C-methyl-D-erythritol kinase: MTAPVQTDDVVIARAPAKINLHLGVGPLRSDGYHELATVFCALSLTDELVAVEAERLRITTTGEGAADVPEGPTNLACRAASMLAERAGIAPEVELSVRKQIPVAAGLAGGSADAAAALVACDALWQTGAGRDDLVQIAAALGSDVVFSLTGGLALGTGRGELLSPVLAAGRWHWVLAVADGGLSTKDVYAELDRLRDGRDVERTLELPDDLMNALRSRDTAALGAALHNDMEPAAFSLKPALRRTKAAGLDEGASGALLCGSGPTMAFLARGEKQAVDLAARISGLGVCRTVRTAHGPVQGARVVG; this comes from the coding sequence ATGACCGCGCCCGTGCAGACCGACGACGTGGTGATCGCGCGGGCCCCGGCCAAGATCAACCTGCACCTCGGCGTCGGCCCCCTGCGCTCGGACGGCTACCACGAGCTGGCGACCGTCTTCTGCGCGCTCTCGCTCACCGACGAGCTGGTGGCCGTCGAGGCCGAGCGGCTGCGCATCACGACCACCGGGGAAGGCGCCGCCGACGTCCCCGAGGGTCCCACCAACCTCGCCTGCCGGGCCGCGAGCATGCTGGCCGAGCGGGCCGGCATCGCCCCGGAAGTCGAGCTCTCGGTCCGCAAGCAGATCCCCGTGGCCGCGGGCCTCGCCGGCGGCAGCGCCGATGCCGCCGCCGCCCTCGTCGCCTGTGACGCGCTGTGGCAGACCGGGGCCGGCCGCGACGACCTCGTGCAGATCGCGGCGGCCCTGGGCAGCGACGTCGTCTTCTCGCTCACCGGCGGCCTCGCGCTGGGTACCGGACGCGGCGAGCTGCTGTCTCCGGTGCTCGCGGCCGGACGGTGGCACTGGGTGCTGGCGGTCGCGGACGGCGGCCTGTCGACTAAGGACGTGTACGCCGAGCTGGATCGGCTGCGTGACGGCCGCGACGTCGAGCGCACGCTGGAGCTGCCCGACGACCTGATGAACGCGCTGCGCTCGCGGGACACCGCCGCGCTCGGCGCCGCGCTGCACAACGACATGGAGCCGGCGGCGTTCAGCCTGAAGCCGGCGCTGCGGCGCACCAAGGCGGCCGGCCTCGACGAGGGGGCCTCCGGGGCGCTGCTGTGCGGCAGCGGGCCGACGATGGCCTTCCTCGCGCGGGGCGAGAAGCAGGCCGTCGACCTCGCGGCCCGGATCAGCGGGCTCGGCGTCTGCCGCACGGTGCGCACCGCCCACGGCCCCGTGCAGGGCGCGCGCGTCGTCGGCTGA
- a CDS encoding TetR/AcrR family transcriptional regulator: MTGAQRRKQLIHVARSVFAERGYDATSIEEIAARAHVSKPVVYEHFGGKEGLYAVVVDREMSVLLGRFEDALQDAPPRVLLEKAAFVLLDYIENETDGFKVLTRDTPPTGRTGTFSSLINDVASRVEHILDRAFKARGYETKLAGLYSQALVGMVAATGQWWLEARKPNKEIVAAHLVNLAWNGLAHLQSAPKVRHR, from the coding sequence ATGACCGGGGCGCAGCGGCGCAAGCAGCTCATCCACGTCGCGCGCAGCGTGTTCGCCGAGCGCGGGTACGACGCGACGTCGATCGAGGAGATCGCCGCGCGGGCGCACGTCAGCAAACCGGTCGTCTACGAGCACTTCGGCGGCAAGGAGGGCCTGTACGCCGTCGTCGTCGACCGCGAGATGAGCGTGCTGCTGGGGCGGTTCGAGGACGCGCTGCAGGACGCGCCGCCGCGGGTGCTCCTGGAGAAGGCCGCCTTCGTGCTGCTGGACTACATCGAGAACGAGACCGACGGCTTCAAGGTGCTCACTCGCGACACTCCGCCGACGGGGCGCACCGGCACGTTCTCCAGCCTGATCAACGACGTCGCGAGCCGGGTCGAGCACATCCTCGACCGCGCCTTCAAGGCGCGCGGGTACGAGACGAAGCTCGCGGGGCTGTACTCGCAGGCGCTCGTCGGCATGGTCGCCGCGACCGGCCAGTGGTGGCTCGAGGCGCGCAAGCCGAACAAGGAGATCGTCGCCGCGCACCTGGTGAACCTGGCGTGGAACGGCCTGGCGCACCTGCAGTCAGCCCCCAAGGTGCGCCACCGCTAG
- a CDS encoding acyl-CoA desaturase, giving the protein MTPPTATAPPRQADKAIVSGPVSDDGKPKPIVGRRKALYEHVLLYVFVLLPLAAMLVAVPLAAGGGWLSWTDVVLFAVFYVLGVLGVTVGYHRHFTHGSFKAKQPLRVALAIAGSMAIQGSVIQWVADHRRHHAYSDRDGDPHSPWRYGHSAGALVKGLFWAHMGWMFQGEKTNKERFTPDLLKDRQIRFVSNTFGLWAAISLLLPPLIGGLVAGSWHGALTAFFWASLVRVGAIHHMTWSINSICHALGERPFSSRDMSSNYWPLAILSMGEAWHNLHHADPTAARHGVMRGQLDISARVIWIFERLGWAYNVKWPSPERVQAKLAEA; this is encoded by the coding sequence ATGACTCCCCCCACCGCCACCGCACCTCCCCGCCAGGCCGACAAGGCCATCGTCTCCGGGCCGGTCTCCGATGACGGCAAGCCGAAGCCGATCGTCGGCCGGCGCAAGGCACTGTACGAGCACGTTCTGCTCTATGTCTTCGTGCTGCTTCCGCTGGCCGCGATGCTGGTCGCGGTCCCGCTCGCTGCCGGCGGCGGGTGGTTGAGCTGGACGGACGTCGTCCTGTTCGCCGTGTTCTACGTCCTGGGGGTCCTCGGCGTCACCGTCGGCTACCACCGGCACTTCACGCACGGCTCGTTCAAGGCCAAGCAGCCGCTGCGGGTCGCGCTGGCGATCGCCGGCTCGATGGCCATCCAGGGCTCGGTCATCCAGTGGGTCGCCGACCACCGTCGGCATCACGCCTACAGCGACCGCGACGGCGACCCGCACTCGCCGTGGCGCTACGGCCACTCGGCCGGCGCGCTGGTCAAGGGGCTGTTCTGGGCGCACATGGGGTGGATGTTCCAGGGCGAGAAGACGAACAAGGAGCGGTTCACCCCCGACCTGCTCAAGGATCGCCAGATCCGGTTCGTCTCCAACACCTTCGGGCTGTGGGCGGCCATCAGCCTGCTGCTGCCGCCGCTGATCGGCGGCCTTGTCGCCGGCTCGTGGCACGGCGCGCTGACCGCCTTCTTCTGGGCCAGCCTCGTGCGCGTCGGCGCCATCCACCACATGACCTGGAGCATCAACTCCATCTGCCATGCGCTCGGCGAGCGGCCGTTCTCCTCGCGGGACATGAGCTCCAACTACTGGCCGCTGGCGATCCTGTCGATGGGCGAGGCGTGGCACAACCTGCACCACGCCGACCCGACCGCCGCACGGCACGGCGTAATGCGCGGCCAGCTCGACATCTCGGCGCGGGTCATCTGGATCTTCGAGCGCCTGGGCTGGGCGTACAACGTCAAGTGGCCGTCGCCGGAGCGCGTCCAGGCCAAGCTCGCGGAGGCCTAG